One genomic window of Octopus bimaculoides isolate UCB-OBI-ISO-001 chromosome 2, ASM119413v2, whole genome shotgun sequence includes the following:
- the LOC106870756 gene encoding nicotinamide/nicotinic acid mononucleotide adenylyltransferase 1 isoform X1 — MALPLTQSPTRVVLIACGSFNPVTNMHLRMFELARDSLNKTGRYQVVSGIMSPVSDFYSKKGLEKASHRCEMVQLALESMDWVRLDTWESEQDKWTETLHVLEHHSSKLRTVDSNANISLKNVSKDEVDGTRMTLQNLCFTQPTLQIKLLCGADLLESFAKPGLWKDEDLEKILSKYGLVCITRENSDPRKFIYENDMLNKYQENIFIVPEWIRNDISSTKIRRALRRGESVKFLLQEPVIDYIHQHQLYNVNTFKSNKNLNEIVKFMYSHTFKNVVEVKGMSLQSSTFSSTESSSHSPKRQREFDETDYIQNSPKRRTCMGDIGGLMRKVKSARMAFTPETCV; from the exons AACTAGCTCGAGATTCTCTAAACAAAACAGGAAGATATCAAGTTGTGAGTGGAATTATGTCTCCTGTCTCAGACTTTTATTCCAAAAAG GGGTTGGAGAAAGCTTCTCATCGCTGTGAAATGGTTCAGTTAGCATTAGAATCAATGGACTGGGTCAG GTTAGACACATGGGAAAGTGAACAAGACAAATGGACAGAGACTCTCCATGTCTTGGAGCATCATAGTTCCAAACTACGTACAGTTGACAGCAATgctaatatatctttaaaaaatgtttcgAAAG ATGAAGTTGATGGCACACGAATGACTCTGCAGAACTTGTGTTTTACACAGCCAACTCTCCAAATCAAGCTGCTCTGTGGTGCTGATCTTTTAGAATCCTTTGCAAAACCAGGACTTTGGAAAGATGAAGAT CTGGAGAAAATACTTTCCAAATATGGTCTTGTTTGTATCACTCGAGAGAACTCAGACCCAAGAAAGTTCATTTATGAAAATGATATGTTAAACAAATACCAG gaaaatatatttattgtcccAGAATGGATACGAAATGACATTAGTTCTACAAAGATTCG CCGAGCCTTGCGGCGTGGTGAAAGCGTGAAATTCCTCTTGCAAGAACCAGTTATAGATTATATTCACCAGCACCAACTCTATAACGTAAACACTTTCAA GTCTAACAAGAATCTTAATGAGATTGTAAAGTTCATGTACTCCCACACATTCAAGAATGTAGTAGAAGTGAAAGGAATGTCTTTGCAATCATCAACCTTCAGTTCCACAGAATCTTCATCTCATTCACCAAAAAGGCAAAGGGAATTTGATGAAACTGATTACATTCAAAATTCACCGAAGCGCAGGACGTGTATGGGAGATATTGGTGGCTTGATGCGTAAAGTGAAAAGTGCTAGAATGGCTTTTACACCGGAAACATGTGtttaa
- the LOC106870756 gene encoding nicotinamide/nicotinic acid mononucleotide adenylyltransferase 1 isoform X2 encodes MSPVSDFYSKKGLEKASHRCEMVQLALESMDWVRLDTWESEQDKWTETLHVLEHHSSKLRTVDSNANISLKNVSKDEVDGTRMTLQNLCFTQPTLQIKLLCGADLLESFAKPGLWKDEDLEKILSKYGLVCITRENSDPRKFIYENDMLNKYQENIFIVPEWIRNDISSTKIRRALRRGESVKFLLQEPVIDYIHQHQLYNVNTFKSNKNLNEIVKFMYSHTFKNVVEVKGMSLQSSTFSSTESSSHSPKRQREFDETDYIQNSPKRRTCMGDIGGLMRKVKSARMAFTPETCV; translated from the exons ATGTCTCCTGTCTCAGACTTTTATTCCAAAAAG GGGTTGGAGAAAGCTTCTCATCGCTGTGAAATGGTTCAGTTAGCATTAGAATCAATGGACTGGGTCAG GTTAGACACATGGGAAAGTGAACAAGACAAATGGACAGAGACTCTCCATGTCTTGGAGCATCATAGTTCCAAACTACGTACAGTTGACAGCAATgctaatatatctttaaaaaatgtttcgAAAG ATGAAGTTGATGGCACACGAATGACTCTGCAGAACTTGTGTTTTACACAGCCAACTCTCCAAATCAAGCTGCTCTGTGGTGCTGATCTTTTAGAATCCTTTGCAAAACCAGGACTTTGGAAAGATGAAGAT CTGGAGAAAATACTTTCCAAATATGGTCTTGTTTGTATCACTCGAGAGAACTCAGACCCAAGAAAGTTCATTTATGAAAATGATATGTTAAACAAATACCAG gaaaatatatttattgtcccAGAATGGATACGAAATGACATTAGTTCTACAAAGATTCG CCGAGCCTTGCGGCGTGGTGAAAGCGTGAAATTCCTCTTGCAAGAACCAGTTATAGATTATATTCACCAGCACCAACTCTATAACGTAAACACTTTCAA GTCTAACAAGAATCTTAATGAGATTGTAAAGTTCATGTACTCCCACACATTCAAGAATGTAGTAGAAGTGAAAGGAATGTCTTTGCAATCATCAACCTTCAGTTCCACAGAATCTTCATCTCATTCACCAAAAAGGCAAAGGGAATTTGATGAAACTGATTACATTCAAAATTCACCGAAGCGCAGGACGTGTATGGGAGATATTGGTGGCTTGATGCGTAAAGTGAAAAGTGCTAGAATGGCTTTTACACCGGAAACATGTGtttaa